TGATCATCAGGAGGTGTCACCActtataatattataatattatcaCCACAGTCTTCCCAGGAGAGGTAGCAAATTTACCCTAAGGTTCCCCAATggtcagagaaactgcaaaagatCTACTCTTAGACACTAccggcctcagttagcatgctaaatattaaagttcatgATAGTACAGTTAAACTGAACAAGAAGGACTTGTATGGAAGGGTTGTCATGCCAACCCATGCCCTCTGTATACCAAATCTTTCTAGAGTCAAAGTTCAGACCTCAAACCAATTGAGATGCTGTAGGTGGAGTAAGATGTGTGGCATAAGCTCACAGAAtagctgaaaacaaaaacaaaaaagaatcaAGGTTTTGCCATGACCCAGTTAAAGTCCAGACATCAACCCAATTAAATTTGCAATTGCTGACTGTGACTATATGACTTAATAAACTGctgcagatgtctgtgacagATTCACCTGCACACTAACACGCTGTTTCTGATTGGACTTCCTAGGTTGCTCCTCAAAGCTGGCATTGACATTAACAGAGCCACCAAAGCAGGGACGTCTTTGCACGAGGCTGCCCTCTATGGCAAAACGGATGTAGTACGGCTGCTCCTTGACgtaagaaaagaagagaaacattGTATCTGTTAGTCTTATGAGCCATGTGgaaggctgttttttgtttttttttttacaacgaGTGTCAACATAAAGACTCTTCACAGAAACATCACACTATGTTTTCACCTGCTCAGTATTATTCTTTAATAAAGCAGATTGGAATCTAAGGGagggtttgtttttaaaagtccgACTCCCACATAGCCGTTTTAcgatctgtatgtgtgtgtgtgtctaggcGGGCATCAACGTGAACATGCGCAACACCTACAACCAGACGGCTTTGGACATTGTCAATCAGTTCACCACTTCCACAGCCAGCAGGGAAATCAAACAGCTGCTGAGAGGTCGGTAGCTCATGAAATGGTGTCTTGATGTTGCACTGATACATTTGGGTAATTTGGCTTCTCTGGTTTAGAAATGTGATCaggtgtctttttctttctttctttctttttctttttttttttgcagaagcATCAAGCTCTCTTCAAGTTAGAGCAGTGAAGGACTACTGGAATCTCCATGATCCCACTGCACTTAACCTGCGGGCGGGAGATCTGATTATGGTACTGTTTTGTGTGTTAAAGTCTCAAAATGTTGTTTTATGGTTGTcatattgtttttgttcattatttttattgtccTTGTTTatagaaaaatgtaattaaatgaaattaatttgAAAATCCCTAATATCACATTTAAAATAGTCATTATTATTCATTTCCTGGGAAAATTATGAAAGGAGAAGATTTCCTTatttaatgaatttaaaaacgtactgaacaaaaatgtaaccgacatttgtttttataaatcaGTAGCAGCAGTTTTTGTTTGGTAAGATTTTGCAAATTGTTTAAGGAAGAGaagtttaatcatttattttattataaaaatttcaagaaaagtgtttttttgtttgtatatgcTGACATATATAATTCTTACAAATAAGAACTAACACAAACATCGGAATCGGCTTGATTGAGATGAGAAAATGAGATGAATTTGTTAGGTGAAGTTATAGTGAAGCCTTGTTGCTAGGATTTGTGTGGTATGTTTTAGGGTAATTTCATGTACTCCAAAGCAGGAGACCACAGCAGAGGAACAGGCACaaacttgctgctgctgtgtctctCATTATCAGCATCATTATCACAGTTTGCTCTAATTCGTGTGTGCATGTCTTTATGTGCTCTCTGCTGTGTATTTTGATATATTTATGTGAGTCATAGTGACACCTGAGAGTTGTTTGAACTTGTATGCTGTTGTCTCTTACTCTGCCAGAAAGCAgaggtgtttgtttttcttctctggaGGCGCTTTGTTAATACTCACAATGAATAGATAGTGTATTTCCAGCCTACTGGCCCACTCATTATGGACTTAAGTGCATGCCTGTGGGTGTCGCACACAACATGCATGCTTAAAGATATTGTATTTTTGCTAACACAtagtattgttttgttttaatcaaCGCCCATAGTGTTCATATAACTGTATCAATTGCTGGGACTGTGAAGTATACCAAGACTAATGCCATTTGTAATGAAGTGTTCTCATGGTTTCTTGCTGACAGGTCCTGGAGCAGCACTCAGATGGCCGGTGGAAAGGTCACATCCATGACACCCAGCGGGGGACAGACCGGGTgggctttttccccccttcagTGGTGGAGGTCCTCAGCAAAAGAGCAGGTAAATAAATAGCTTATACACACCTGCATAAACATCAGTAAACCTTATTAATAATTAACATTAATACACTCCAGAATATTTATGCAAGTATTATAGTTGTGCTCCTCTCAGTAGTTGTAGAGTTATCCAGTTAGCAAGACAGTGAACAGAGAGGAAGGCACCTTGGTTTGCATCTTCAGTTTACAGTGGCATACTTTGAATTTTGTGTACATGGCAACCTGTAtccattttccttcttttgatTATTGATATTTATTTGGTTATGTATTAGAGGTGggtgttaatcagtttcagctggttTAGAGTTAATGAtcatcttttctgactgtttttcactagttttgtATCTGGATAGGAAAAGAGGTTGTACAGGCAGTCCAACTCAATACATGCCATTGCCacaaggtttgctgtgtctcttTGCTGGGATATTATTTTCGATCTATCCAACGCCACCAGGTTGCACCTCAGATggtccaggagctcagtgatgcttTGGTCCACATCTGGGAGGAGATCCTCTAGAACACTATGCTATCCTATGTGCTTAAATGGATGCTTAACAACATCAGGATAatcattttcatttgaattcaatttcaattcagttcaatttagttttatttatacagcgccaaatcacaacaacagtaaggtacaaacccaacaatcatatggccCCCTGTgcgcaagcactttggcgacagcggaaaggaaaacctcccttttaacaagaacaTTTCCATCAAACTATGTGCCATCCCTTAATTGCTAACACATTACCCATTTCATATCAGTGTAGACATACAGCATGATTTTCTTTCACTGTTAAGTGCTGATGTGTTTTCAGAgtattcctttaatttttttgaacAGTGTACATGTGCACTGTACAAGCctaattttttcatttaatttgtgtcattttatttttgtgtaattATGTGTCAGGTCAAATTCATCCAGAAGAGAAATTCCCAATAGTtttacaaaatgttaaaaaaacaaaaaaacaaacaaaaaaaaacaacccagtgAGCTAAAACATACTAAAAGGGCTCAGAAATACTGCTGAGAAATAAGAGGAAGTGCCAGATCTCATATTCGTATAATTATCTGAGACATGAAAATATCTGTCaagtttcatatttatttatttatttgtttacttatttatttttgtagtcCTGAAGTACCACCAGCCTGGGCAAACACATTTATAGTGGACATGAATTCAGACGACCGTATTTTGGTGTTGATAACACCTAATTTGACCCATGACGACTCTTATATATCTGGGCTACCAAAATATCTCCACACTTGTACACAAGCAGGATCTATCATGTTTGCAGACATGGCCACTGGAGAATTCAGCATGCTTGTAAATCAACAAATTTAATCCCTGTGAATATGAGCTCCTCACTTGTTTGCAGCTGTAAAACCCCTGACTTTCTGGCACAGAGAGAACAGCACAGTCAGGGCTCCAAAAACAGCTCCAGACATAAGTGCACACTTCTGTGTCTTCAACAAGCcagtctacacacacacacacacacacacacacacacacacacacacacacacacacacgacagtCTCACAGAGAAACACATTAATAGGATTACTATGGCCAGATTGCAAAGTGTCAGCTCAGTGTTAAAGCCTTCACAGTCTACATCGGggtattctgtgtgtgtgggcgtgtgtgtgtgagactgctcATGCTTGAGGAAAGAGACGAAAGAAGAGAGTGCGCCTCAAAGTTGGTGATGGGCTCTTTGCTTATGAGGCAAACTCAGCAGgttgtgtgcacatgtgcaaTAGTGTGTCTGAGCTCTGTGATAATGTCAGTGATGTCAGCAAACAGAGACCAATACCACACAAAGGAACAGTAAGCCTTCTCAGTGTCTTTGGTGATCTTAAACTTCCATTCAGCGGCCTGTTATGTAACTGTAGAGGGGATTTACAGTCAGTCTGTCTGTTTTTAGTTGTTGTTCCATGTACTCAATGAAAAAGAATACATGACGGAGACAAATGTTAAAGGTGATAATATTCATAGCTCTTCATTGCATGGTTAAAGAGCTTTCGATGCCTGTGCATGCATTTCAAACTGCCACCGCACACGCATGTGCATTATCTGCTTTCCCTCACTCATGCATGTCCACCTCAAACCAAACCTGTCTCCCTGGCCTTAGGGGGCACGCTCTTCCGCCAAGCTTCAGTGCCTTGCCAACGACAACACTTTGTGTCCAGAGCTCCTTCGAGTCACGGCCCTGCCCCTCAGACTGATGACTTATACATCCTTGGCTATGACCCTGCAggtacacacacagatgcactcACCAACCTTTTCCCTGTTTTACCACCTGCGGTGGATTCACGTTATCCCAGGCAAGGCAAGGATTGTTGAACAGGAATGTTTCTGTCCATATGCTCCCAAACAGCACCCCAATCCCAGTTTTTTCTTGATGAAAAAACTTTCCCTGATGCTCGGTGTCAGCTTGATAGATCCAGTCCCAGCTCCGGTTCTGCAGTAGGCAGAGTGTACAGTGAACGTGTGtctaaagtgtgtgtgtttattaggTGCTCCATTGGGCAGTCAGCTCTCAACCCCAGCTAGTTCTGCTAGCCCCACTCAGGAAATCTGGGTCCTCAGGAGCTCTCCCACTGGTAAGAGTGTGTGGTCCTAAACCCCTAATACCCCACCCACCAAAACCCCAATCGCCGGTGAACCTGTAGACCAGTCCAATCACCACATTTTTGATAAACTGGGTCTTTTTAAAGAAGCTTATTCCTGTTTTATCCTTTTATATACCAGAGTTTTGACCTTACCATGCTAACCCTTCAAATCCCACCCCTCTGCTGTATACACATCTAACAATCCAGCAACCATAACCAGTTCTCTTGCAGCAGGACATTACTATGAGGGAGCAGCATGAAGGTCTCTTTTtaagttcttcttcttttaagcATGTTGGAGCTTCCTCTTATTCTCTGAAAATCTCCACAGCAAACatattaatgtttttcttctacTATGTAATATATATTCAGTTATTTCCTGAACAGAGAGAATGTCGATTCCACTAAAACATAATGTTTTAATAATTTCATAAATGTTGAAAATTCTTTACATTACATAAGAAGCTTGATATTAGCATCTTTTTGTTAAATATGGAGCTAGTGGCAGAGCGTGATTAGCCTTGCTTAGCATAAAACAACTTACTAACAAACACCTTGCATTGATTAAAACTGTATGGTGAGGCAAGAAATCCTTCAGTATTAAATAGGACTTTGTTAAtagtttttatgtatttattaatttacttatttttagTACAGTAGTCaacacatataaatatataacctATAAACTGCAGGCTACAATTGTCTCCTAACTCAGACACTCCACAGGTCTCCTGTCAGTCTgtcatctctctctgttttgctttctttgCTCTTCTCAGGTGACAGAAACAGTGTTGGCAGCGCTGGCAGTGTTGGTAGCAGCCGCAGTGCAGGGAGTGGTCAGAGCTCAGAGAGCGGCCACAAACAGAATGGGATTCATTGCTGCCACAACAATGACGCTGGCAAGGTCAGATATGCACAGAGACAACCAAGGCGGACACTAAAAAACAAGGAGATGCTCTGCTTCATGTCTACAGCAGACATTTTCACTAACAGTAACAGAAATGAATAAAGTGTGGAGGATGCCAGTAATGCACTAAAGTACTTTTTTCTATCGTTGAGTACgcctttgttttgtgtgtgcagCTGGCTCCCTCTGCTGGTGAATCAAGGGACCGCGTTATAGGAGTGGACCACAGCAAACAGGTTGATGGATCCACAGGTTAGTCACCGAATGAAACATCTGCcatcttcttcctctgtttgacaataataataattctgttAGCTGTGATTCTTCCAAGGTCCcagactttctgaaggtctttcaaagtttttcttttgcgggttggctgctttttcagtccagttgtTTTACCTGACCTTTTAAATGGtagatggtaaatggactgattcttatgtaGCGCTTtcctactctcccggagtactcaaagcgctgtatacaacatgccacattcacccaatcacacccattctcacaagcactttctcTATACATAGTGCTTTCTAGGTACATTCACAcgatggatgcattggagagcaacttggggttagtatcttgcccaaggatacttgacgtgcagactggaggagccagggatcgaaccaccaaccttccgatcagtcgATCGGAGGTGGCtctgcctcctgagctacagccacccgaTTCTTCTTTTACAGAagaatgggtttttttgtttgtcatttttttgtttctttatctaCTTAATACTGGCCTATGAATCTTTCAACCATAAAAAGGTTGTATCTTTAGAAACCACGGGGCTGCTGTGTGCAGGGATCATACAGCAttgttctgctgtttttgttgatgCTGTTTTCTGAAAGGAAATGAGATGGAGGAGGACAGTAAATGCTTACCATGCTTTACTTCACCACTGAAGCCAATAAAACCAGCATTTTCTTTCATCTACACAAGCCATAAAAGCCCAGATCACTACTTCACAAGAAACACTAAAGGCCTGGAGAAATGTGCTCTGCTGTCAGGTATAATGGCAGGTGCAGGATTGCATGTTTACAGTATTTTAAGTTCATTCTGCTGAGATAAGGCTTTTCAAATGTTAACACTCGAAGAAGCAGAGAATTCCCGTTGACCTCAGGGTGAATCGGAAGGGGGGTTAAAGTGAAGGAGAAGAGGGAGGAGAACAGGGAGCATCAGGAGCAAAACACATCTGTTAAATGCCTGAGAAAGAGGAAGGAAGACAGGGAAGAGGAGCTGATGTCTGCCCTGCACGAAGGATAGGTGGAGGGAAGGATGAAGTGTGAGACATCAGGAGCTCTCCTGCTCTCGTTTTTTCTCAGGGGTAAGACCGTTGTTATAATTTGACAAGATGTTTGACGTTTTGTCAGAGGAGAAAGGGTTCGATCCTGTTTTAAAGGACCCACTGCATTCCAAGTTTCTGGTTAATATCTCATTGGGAATCACCTTATTGGTGCAGAAATATAATTTTATGCCTGCCAAACTTTGTTATCTTCGACATTTTTGatagattcagctaaagaaatgggaaagaaattgtgtttttgcCACAGACTGATAGTTATTGTCAATATTTCaacctttctttctttgcttgttgTCTGTTGTGTGCagataaaagataaataaataataagatggaaaaactgttttacattttatcatTGAGTTAGGTTCCTCTTATGCTGTACTTGAATGAGTCATGGTCAGACTTAAgtggcttaaaaaaacaaacagttggAAATAGTTGGGTGCAAAGACTGGAAAACAAGTGAAAGCccttcaggaagcctggagaTACCAATTCTGCTTATGGGTTAAGGACCTAcagccctgtccagctctcctacaGTAACTGCCCGTCTGCTGtaatctcctccatgctcttgagactatgccgggagacacagcaaaccttctggcaaTAGCATGTATTGAGTTGGACTACCTGCACAACCTCTATTCCTATCCAAATacaaaactagtgaaaaacagtcagaaaagctgaggagagaaaaaaatgtcagttgcCTCCACCTTTAAAACCATTCTTGATTTGATGGGTGATCACTAACCTAGAAATGTAACTGACTGTATTTTAATTGTTGTTGTACTTTTCCACAGTACAATTACACAAATTCCTCATCTCATTCCATCTTGTACAAAGAGCATGTCGCAAGAAGCATGACTGCGTTGTTTTGATCGGTGATTATCATGCTGAATAAGTTAACTCATCTCCCAGGAACATCTTGACAGTCCGCAGTGTCTTATATTACTTATTGCCCTGTTACAAGgtgtatctgtgtgtctgtAAGAGGTCTTAAATAAAAGTTATTGAGAACTGAAAAGATCAAATGTTGTTGTGAGAAAGGACTAGAAGAGCGGAAAAAAAAGACTCAGCCTTGGGCAAGAAGAGAAGTGAAATTGGAGCAGTTGGCAACAAAGTATCATTCCTCTGAGATCTGAGTATATAATGACTGTAAATAAGATGAGTGAGGGGTGTATGAGATCTGGTAGATGGCACAGCTTCACTCACCCGGAGAGACGTGACAGCCCCACTCAGTCACACAGCTTCTTGGAAAAGAATGATTTAACATGACTCAACTAATGCAGACTGGATTGATCTCTTGCTGTCACAAAGCAGAATCTTGTTACTTTGAAAACATGGCTGTCTTTTTTTGGGTTCGTCTTGTTTTTCCTCCAGTGTCTGTCTTCCTCCACGCACTCATCGCGAAACACATCCCACAGGAttaattgtgtgtgttttttaggtGGTTCCCGCCAACAGGTTAACGGCACTCCTCAGAAAGGCTTTGTGAGGCCTGAACAGCTTCTGGAAGGCAAGGTGAGCTGAGTTTTAGAGTTGTGCAAGTTTGCGTAAATGTTTCCTACACACAGAGGTTTGGGAAATGAATCTCCTCTCTGTCGTTAGGATTCAGAAGCTATCTACCAGTGGCTGTGTGGGTTCCAGCTCGAGCAGTACACGTCCAGCTTCATCAGTGCAGGATATGATGTACCCACCATCAGCAGAATGACCCCCGAGGTGTGTATTTATGTTACAACTTTCAGCATTTTTAGCTCTATGCCATTAgacttttctttgttctttgtaCTTTTAAGATGtgtttgcttcttctttttctacataaaaCCTTGGGATGACTGTTTTGTGAAGTAATATGAAAATGAATTGGTTCCATTTCAGCctgaaacaaaccaaaacaaacagctttatAATTTTAATCCTCTGAGTCTGAtatgtatgttttaaaaaaatgtttaagaagTCCATTGAAAACTTGACATGACTGTAACTAAAgcactcttctttttttttttttacagatgaaaaaaattatttctcttGGCTAAAGTACAGTTATTTAATTGATTTGTTGATTCTTTCATTTGTTGGTCATGTTAATGATTCACTCATTATTTGCATGGATATTCTTCAGGATCTTACAGCTATCGGAGTGACCAAACCAGGCCACAGGAAGAAGATATCGATGGAGATTAGCAAGCTGAGCATTCCTGAGTGGCTCCCAGATTACATTCCTGTGAGAAATCAGTCCTCCCTCTTATTTGCCATATACATCATGTAAACAGCTGGCTCTCTTGCAGTCATTGTAAAATTTTGTCTGTGTTGTCGTGTTCAGTCGGACCTGGGGGAATGGCTGAGTGTGATTGGATTGCCTCAGTACCAGAAAAGATTGTGTGACAATGGCTATGACTCCATTGCCATTGTCAAGGACATCACCTGGGAGGACCTGCAGGAGATAGGCATTACTAAACTGGGTGAGGAATTTCTATAATTTTCTATAATAACTACTGCTAATAACTTCTCTGATCGGTGACTGGTCCGAGGTGTACTCTGCCTCATAGGCTTTGAAACTGAATCTTTTGTGTGCTTTGACTGCTTGTGACATTGTCAAAGCACAGAAGGGGCAGTATTTGGAAATGTTTGATCACTTTTATTAAATCTTTTTGAGctctgtaataaataaataaatatgtgtgtttcaggtcatcAGAAGAAACTAATGTTAGCAGTGAAGAGACTGTGTGACCTGCATCGCTCTCGTAACCATGCCGACAGAACTGGAGGCGAAACTCTCAGACGAAAGCTGCCTGCTGCTCTCGAGCTGGTGGCTATCGAACACACGCCGACACACAATGCTCAGGCACACGCTGACACTCAATCCAACGACTGTTGCTCCTCCCCTCGTACTCCCAGAGCCCTCCTTTCCTTCCAGGACAGCGAGCTAAGCATGGAGCTACAGAGTGCAATGATGGGAAAGGCGGGTGGAGGTCCCGCTGAGATGTTCAGTATTAAAGGTGTGTCCTCTGCTGCAGGTGGAACTGCCATGTCAGTCAGTCAAGAGAGCATTGGCATGCGTTCGCGGGGCTCAGGGAAATCTGGGAACTCTGGAAATGTGAATTTGGCTCATTGTCAGGATCAGCAGGCCGTActgtcttcagccaggacatcGAGCCGGTCTGAGGAGAGTTTAAGTAGTGGTGCAGGGGCGGAGGTGAAGAGTGGAAGAAGCAGTCCTGGAGGCAGAAGTAGACAGAGATCCAGTGAGTCATGGGTGCATCAGAGTCAATCTGCTATCCCAAATAAAATCCCATTCTCCCCTCTCACACCTCCACTGACCCCCAGCAAGATGCCCCGCTTTGCCTACCCAGCTGTCCCACCTAAAGCCAAACACTTCCAGTCTCCTAACCGCCCTTATCAGCCTCTACAACACCCACAGCAACACCCACCCTCCTCCCCATCTTCACCATCCCCGCAAGCTTCCCCGACACAGAAGGCTTTCAGTTATATCCAAGCTCAAGCAGAAGTAGTCAGTGGGGCTTCACGACTACTTTCCAAGCCACTGCCTGGGGCTGTCCCGCTGCTGGGGCCCTTACTTGTACAGGGCCCAGCCAATGAAACTCAAAAAGGCCCACAAAAGAAGCGCTCGCAAAGCCTGAATCGCTATGCTCTGTCAGATGGTGAGCCAGATGAAGACGACAATCCCACTTCCCCTTGTACCTCTGCTTCCTCTGCGGTCATGCCATCTTATGCCACCATGTCACGCAGGCCGGGACGTGGCCATGCAAGTCCTCTAGGGGCCCAACGTCACATCAACCGTAGCCACTCCTTTGCCGTGCGCTCTCGACGCAAAGGTCCGCCTCCACCCCCACCTAAGAGGATGAGCTCGGTAAACGACACCCATGTGTGTCAACCAGGAAACCACCAAGGAGTGGAGCCAGAGGTGAAGGAAGGGGTAGAGACGGAGAGTGCAGGCAGTGTAAGGAGTATCGCAGCCAGGCTTGAAGGCAGCAGTAGCAGTAGCCCATCTAGAAGAATAGATATACCACCAGCCCACCTCCCTGTTTCACCTGCATTCAGCCCTGTTTCCTCACCGATCCCACGTGGATTTCCTTCTC
This sequence is a window from Pelmatolapia mariae isolate MD_Pm_ZW linkage group LG8, Pm_UMD_F_2, whole genome shotgun sequence. Protein-coding genes within it:
- the LOC134632872 gene encoding caskin-2-like isoform X3; amino-acid sequence: MGKEQDLLVAVKSGDLLLAHKLLSKVKCNKSKLLGSTKRLNINYQDSDGFSALHHAALTGTIELLSLLLEAQATVDIKDINGMRPLHYAAWQGKADSVLLLLRAGASVNSPSNDGQIPLHLSAQYGHYEVSEMLLQHQSNPCFMNKAKKTPLDLACEFGRLKVTQLLLSSNMVAALLEGERGNGSLDSPSTTPLHLAARNGHKDIIKLLLKAGIDINRATKAGTSLHEAALYGKTDVVRLLLDAGINVNMRNTYNQTALDIVNQFTTSTASREIKQLLREASSSLQVRAVKDYWNLHDPTALNLRAGDLIMVLEQHSDGRWKGHIHDTQRGTDRVGFFPPSVVEVLSKRAGAPLGSQLSTPASSASPTQEIWVLRSSPTGDRNSVGSAGSVGSSRSAGSGQSSESGHKQNGIHCCHNNDAGKLAPSAGESRDRVIGVDHSKQVDGSTGGSRQQVNGTPQKGFVRPEQLLEGKDSEAIYQWLCGFQLEQYTSSFISAGYDVPTISRMTPEDLTAIGVTKPGHRKKISMEISKLSIPEWLPDYIPSDLGEWLSVIGLPQYQKRLCDNGYDSIAIVKDITWEDLQEIGITKLGHQKKLMLAVKRLCDLHRSRNHADRTGGETLRRKLPAALELVAIEHTPTHNAQAHADTQSNDCCSSPRTPRALLSFQDSELSMELQSAMMGKAGGGPAEMFSIKGVSSAAGGTAMSVSQESIGMRSRGSGKSGNSGNVNLAHCQDQQAVLSSARTSSRSEESLSSGAGAEVKSGRSSPGGRSRQRSSESWVHQSQSAIPNKIPFSPLTPPLTPSKMPRFAYPAVPPKAKHFQSPNRPYQPLQHPQQHPPSSPSSPSPQASPTQKAFSYIQAQAEVVSGASRLLSKPLPGAVPLLGPLLVQGPANETQKGPQKKRSQSLNRYALSDGEPDEDDNPTSPCTSASSAVMPSYATMSRRPGRGHASPLGAQRHINRSHSFAVRSRRKGPPPPPPKRMSSVNDTHVCQPGNHQGVEPEVKEGVETESAGSVRSIAARLEGSSSSSPSRRIDIPPAHLPVSPAFSPVSSPIPRGFPSHTITQHSKPVPALGLGGLRRVGNERTEGDFNRQRGRSTERDSGEEEKAKKTEHISKSAAASPKHRSKDHLPFAEEGNLTIKQRPRIAVVSQPGAEVKTPSEAVQTPNSLELPEFNLKESDTVKRRHKPKDKDASTPEEVSTPYRNNKHPEPNSLHTQNDISTLSDDEAQRLHNVFQRIGSMGKGPKPPVFSKPSSPLKQTPNSKPTTPQKTVSPLQPSGQTAIPNLTSVQIHTVSPKLKSNMCIQTCMSSPKPVKHRQTFTSEPESPQKAVAVSRLPQNTYAATAGPNLSMAQSVAFAAPPSPLLNSCCPTSALPSQPGKGWVTPPGVASVEMLAQKKLEQTSTSLEAALKVVETKLAQGSNVDGEGTTVKAAGNILDDIGNMFDDLADQLDAMLE